In Tripterygium wilfordii isolate XIE 37 chromosome 23, ASM1340144v1, whole genome shotgun sequence, one genomic interval encodes:
- the LOC119992583 gene encoding uncharacterized protein LOC119992583: protein MEIIGDALRQAFMPKHEYESLREEDKAWIKLQRPVILGFVAVICLVILVSTFVSLNIVFPGDSGKRLFCGDRRLQPLHINVKGGDSDLFPGAFYLTDQETVDYYWMVVFIPSMIIFMASAVYLIAGITVAYSAPARHGCLMVVENNYCASKRGGVRCLSILNAVFAIIFGLLALFLGSSLLTLGSSCSLPLFWCYEIASWGLAILYGGTAFFLRRRAAVILDEGDFNGRNLGVEMLEANPLEVTPELERRVSEGFKSWMGPSLLSSDEEDEPDSYQEVPPPLSLTASNRQRA from the exons ATGGAAATCATCGGGGATGCGTTGCGGCAAGCTTTCATGCCCAAGCATGAGTATGAGAGTCTGCGAGAAGAAGATAAAGCATGGATCAAGCTACAGCGACCAGTTATTTTGGGTTTTGTGGCTGTCATTTGCCTTGTAATACTTGTAAGTACGTTTGTGAGCTTGAATATTGTTTTCCCCGGTGATAGTGGGAAGAGGCTTTTCTGTGGGGACCGGAGGTTGCAGCCtctgcacataaacgtgaaaggAGGCGATTCAGATCTCTTCCCGGGAGCTTTTTATCTCACAGATCAGGAAACTGTGGATTATTACTGGATGGTAGTGTTTATTCCTTCCATGATTATTTTCATGGCATCGGCTGTGTACCTCATTGCTG GGATTACTGTCGCTTATTCTGCTCCAGCAAGGCATGGATGCTTGATGGTGGTTGAAAATAACTATTGTGCTTCAAAACGGG GTGGGGTTCGTTGTCTCTCTATTTTGAATGCTGTTTTTGCCATCATCTTTGGTCTGCTAGCTCTGTTTCTTGGTTCAAGCCTCCTTACCCTTGGGAGTAGCTGTTCCTTGCCCTTGTTTTGGTGTTATGAGATTGCATCGTGGGGATTAGCCATTCTCTATGGTGGAACTGCTTTCTTTCTGAGAAGGAGAGCAGCTGTAATTCTTGACGAAGGAGATTTTAATGGTCGAAACCTTGGTGTGGAAATGTTGGAAGCAAATCCCTTGGAGGTCACACCAGAGCTAGAGAGGCGTGTCAGTGAAGGATTTAAGTCGTGGATGGGGCCATCCCTTCTCTCCtctgatgaagaagatgaacctgATAGCTACCAGGAAGTGCCTCCTCCATTATCTCTCACAGCTTCGAACAGGCAAAGAGCATGA